One Ornithinicoccus hortensis genomic window, CTACCGCTACTTCGACCACCACCCCGCCGACGGTGAGACCGACGCCGACATGGCGCGACGGCATACGGCCCGCTTCCTGGAGGTGCTCTCCGGCGAGGGGTTCGCCGAGCCCAGCCCCCGGCCGATGTTCCCGAACCCGCCCGGCCTGCTGCGCGTCGAGCCGCACTCCGAGGGGCTGCGCGAGCGGATCTGGTGGGGAGCCGGGACGCGGGCGACCGCGGAGTGGACGGCCGAGCAGGGGATGCACCTGATGAGCTCGACGCTGCTCACCGAGGACACCGGCGTGCCCTTCCACGAGCTGCAGGCCGAGCAGATCCGGTTGTTCCGGGAGCGCTGGGCCGAGGTCGGGCACCAGCGGGAGGCGCGGGTATCGGTGAGCCGCAGCATCTTCCCGCTGGTGACCGCGCAGGACCATGCGCTCTTCGGGCTCGAGTCACGCAGTTCGGACCAGGTGGGGGTGATCGACGGGGTCCGGGCCCGGTTCGGCAAGACGTATGCCGCGGAGCCGGACGAGCTGGTGCGCCAACTGGGTGAGGACCAGGCGATCGCAGAGGCCGACACGCTGCTGCTCACCGTGCCCAACCAGCTCGGCGTCGACTACAACGCGCACCTGCTGCGCACCCTGGTGGAGGACGTGGCGCCCGCCCTCGGCTGGCGGTGACCCGGGCCTCCGCCCGTTGCCGCGTCCGGTGCCGGGGCCGTCCGCGACTAGGAGAACGTTCGGGGCACTGGTAGCACGTTCGAACGTGCCACCAGTGCCCCGAACCGTCTACCAGTGGGCGTGCCCGGACGCTGCCGGCCCGCCGAGAGCGATCACCCGGCGTAGAGCTGCAGCTCCCGGGCGAACCGGTCGCCGATCCGCAGCGCCTCGTCCAGGTCCGGGTGGCGGTAGATGATCATCCCGTCGGACAGCAGGGTGGCGCGCCAGTCGCGGCGCGGGGCCCCGACCGGGAGCAGGTCGAGCACGCACACGTGCTGACCGAGGTCGGCCATCAGCCGCTCCAGCCCGCTCACCCTGGTGATCCGCCCGGTGCCCTGGGCCCGCTTGAACATGGTGGCCGCGTTGAACCGGTGCGTCAGCGGCGGGGCGGTGCCGGTGGTGATGGCCAGCGCCCAGGTCCGAAACAGGTCGGCATCGGTCGCATAGTTCATGATGTCGACCGTGCGGGCCCCCGGCGGACGGGCCCCGATCTCGCCGAAGACGACCTCGCCGTCGGCCTTGAGGTACCACTCCATGTGGGTGAATCCCTCGGTGAAGTCGAGCGCCTTGAGCACCTCGCGGCCCATCGCGATGCCGCCGGCCAAGCGCGGGTCCTCCTTGTCCCTCAGGACCATGGTCACCGGGCTGATCCACTCGTGGCTGCGGGCCTGGAGCGGGCGCGGGAGGTACCAGCTGACGTTCTCGAAGAGCACCTCGCCGTTGCCGCAGACCGTGTCGTAGGTGAACTCCTCCCCGTCGATGAACTCCTCGACGCTGACCAGCGGGACGTGCCGGATCATCGTCTGCACCTCGGCGAGCTCCTCGGCCGAGTCCACCCGGTAGGTGTCGGCCGACCCGGCGCCGGCGATCGGCTTGACGATCAGCGGGAAGCCGATCCGCTCGGCGGCCTCCCACACCTCCGCGCCGGCCCGGGCCGACTCGTGGCGGGGCGTGCGGATCCCCGCCTCGTCCAGCACCTGCTTCATCTTCTCCTTGTCGCGGAACCAGGTGGCGTGCTCCACGCTCATCCCGGGCAGGCCCAGGTGCTCGCGGATCCGGGCCGCCAGCACGACATACGGCTCCCAGAGGCACTCGACCCGGTCGATCCGCACGTGCCGGGACAGCCCCTTGAGGGCGGCCAGCACGGCACGCTCGTCGGAGAGCGAGACGTGCTCGTAGTGGGCCAGGCTCCCCCGCGCCTCGGACGGGAGCATGCTGCGGGGCTGGTCGCCCACCCCGATGACCTGCGCGCCGGTCTCGGCGAGCGCCCGGGTGAAGAAGGCCTGCTCGTAGGGAAAGCCCGGGGACAGCATCACGATGTTCACGGCATACCTCTCAGTCCGACTCGACGAGTTCCACGCGCACCCCGGAGATGATCCGGTCCAGCGCCTCGCGGACCGCGCCGGTGTCCTGGTGTCGGACGGTGATGAAGCCCTCCCCCTCGTAGGAGCTCGACGCCGGCTGGCCGGGCTGCGGCAGCCGGGCCGAGACGATCAGCTGCCCGAGGTCGCGCCGGATCTCCTCCAGGCCGTGCACCGCCCGGACCCGGCCGCGGCCCATCCCCCGCAGGTATGCCGTGCCGCTGGCGTAGACGCGGTCGGGACGGTCAAACTCGTCCCTGAGGACCAGCCGCGCCCAGAGGGTGAAGAAGTCGACGTCGTGGCTGAACCCGATCATCGAGGCCAGCTGGGCCCCGGGCGGCCGGGCGCCGACCTCGGAGATGGCCACCGAGCCGTCGGGGCGGGCGAACCACTCCATGTGGGAGAACGCCGTCTCGACCCCCAGCGCCCGCAGCGCCGCGGGGCCGGCCCGGTGGATCTCGGCGTACTCCGGACCGCTGACGTCCTGCGGCAGCACGACGGTCCACTGCATCCACGGGTTGCGCAGCACCTCCAGCGGCGGCGGCACGTAGTCCGACACCGAGGACCACAGGGTCTGCCCGCCCAGGGTGACCGAGTCGAAGGTGTGCTCCCGACCGGTGAGGTACTCCTCCAGCAGCCAGGCCTCCGACGGGCTGCCCTGCGCGGCCCGGAGCCAGGAGTCGAAGTCCTGCTGGGTGTCCAGCCGGTAGGTCGCCTTGGCGCCGGCCCCGTCCGGCGGCTTGGCCACGAGCGGGAACCCGACGTGGTCGAGGAAGCGGGTGGCCTGGTCGGTGTGGTGCACCAACTGGTGCCGGGCACAGGGCAGGCCGGCCGCGCGCAGCACGTCCTTCATCCGGGACTTCTCGCGCACGTTGCGGGCGCTGGTCTCGTCCATGCCCGGTATGCCGAGTGCGTCCCGGACCTGCGCCAGCGGCACCTGGAGCTGCTCCAGGATGCCGATGAGGCGCTCGACCGGGCCGAGTTGGGCGCTCAGCCCGCGGACGCCGTCGGTGATCTGTTGGGGGTCGAGGCCGTCGCTGATCTCCCAGTGTCCGGCGACCGCCTCCCGGAGCTCGGGATCGAGTCGCTCCAGCGGAGTGGCCGTGATCACCCCCAAGCGGACGCCCGGCAGCCGCGCAGCCGCGAGGACGAACTGGCTGGTGGCCTCCAGCAGGTAGGGAGCGACGAACGCTGCATTCACCATGCGTGAACAGTAGGGCGTGACGCGCCCCCGCGCACGCTTCCCGCCGGCTGCCCGGTCGGTCGTGACCGGCCGCCCGGTTAGGGTGACCCAGGCGACGCCTACCGTCGGGGCGCCCCACAGGGTGACTTTCGGGAAGAGGGGCCGATGATCAACGTCTTGCTGGCAGGGGGGATCGCCATGCTGGTGGCGTTGCTCGGGACGCCACTGTTCATCCGGTTCCTGGTCCGCCGGCAGTACGGCCAGTTCATCCGGGACGACCTGACCCAGCACCACCACAAACGGGGCAAGCCCACGATGGGCGGGGCGGTGATCATCGGCGCCACGCTCCTGGGCTACTTCGGCTCGCGGCCGGTGCTGATGGTGCTGGGTGGCTCCGGGCTGGTCGAGGTGGAGGCCACCGCACCCACGCTCGGCGCCCTGCTGGTGCTCTTCCTGCTGGTGGGCCTGGGGCTGATCGGCTTCCTCGACGACTACACCAAGATCTCCAAGGAGCGCAGCCTCGGCCTGACCTCGGTCCAGAAGCTCATCGGGCAGAGCCTGATCACGGTCGTCTTCGCCCTCGCGGCGCTCCTGGTGACCGACGGCCAGGGGCGGGCGGTCGCCTCGACCGCGGTCTCCTTCGTCCGCGACACCCGGCTCGACCTCGCCTTCGCCGGCCCGCTGGTGGGCGTGGTGCTGTTCCTGCTGTGGGCGAACCTGCTGATCACCGGCGCCTCCAACGGGGTCAACATCACCGACGGCCTCGACGGCCTGGCGACCGGTGCCTCGGTGATGGTGTTCGGGGCCTACACGCTGATCAGCCTGTGGCAGTTCAACCAGGGCTGCGACCTGGTGCCGGGCCCGAAGTGCTACGAGGTGCGGGACAGCCTGGACCTGGCGATCGTGGCGTGCGCCGTCGCCGGGGCCTGCTTCGGGTTCCTGTGGTGGAACGCGGCGCCCGCGCAGATCATCATGGGCGACACCGGCTCCCTGTCGCTGGGGGCCGCCCTCGCCGGGATGGCGATCGTGACCCGCACCCAGTTGCTGCTGCCGATCCTCGGCGCCCTGTTCGTCATCATCACCCTGTCGGTGATCATCCAGGTGGTGAGCTTCAAGCTGACCCGGCGACGGGTCTTCCGGATGGCTCCGCTGCACCACCACTTCGAGCTGGTCGGCTGGGCCGAGGTGACCATCGTCGCGCGGTTCTGGATCATCGCCGGGATCGGGGTCGCGGTCGGCCTCGCGCTGTTCTACGGCGAGTGGGCCACCGACCTGTAGCCACCCCGGCCCGTCAGGCGGCCTCGCAGATGCACAGCTGGAGCTGGGACTGCGCGGTGAACGGTCCACCGGACCAGTCGCCGAAGCGATCGAGGAGCCGGAGGCCACCGAGCTCCAGGAGCAGCAGCAGTTCCTGCGGGAAGATGCTGCGGATCTCCAGCGGCACGACGGCGAAGTCGGGCTCCGCATCGGTCGACAGGTGCCACGTCCCACGGGTCACCTGGTCCCGTGCGTCGTAGGTCTCGGCGACCTCGACGCGCACCGTCCCGCGCACGGGGTCGGTGAACGTCAACGACTCCCGGGCGCGACGCATACCGTCGGCCCCGGCGAGCAGATGCACGCTCGGGCTGAAGATGTCGAAGACCACCCGCCCGCCAGGGGCCAGGTGGTCCCGCGCCGAGCGGAGACAGCGCACCAGGTCCTGCGCCTCGTGCAGGTGCAGCAGGGAGTTGGCCGGGATGGTCACGAGGTCGAAGGTGCGGCCCAGGTCGAAGGCGCGCATGTCGCCCTGCACCCACTCCACCGCGACCCCCTGCCCGTGCGCCTTGCGGGCCGCCTCGGCGAGCATCTGCGCGGAGTTGTCCAGCCCGACGCACGGGTGGCCGTCGGCCGCGATGGGGATCAACTTGCCGCCGGTGCCGCAGCCGAGTTCCAGCACCCGCCCGCCCTGCCGGTCGGCGTGCGCGCGGTAGAAGTCGACCGCCGGACCTCCCCCCGGAAACAGGAGGTCGTACACCTGCGCATCCGCATAGAACGCCTCGCCCACAGCGATCCCACCTCTCCTCGACCGGCCGTGCCATCGTCGCAAACCGACCGGCACCGGGTCGAGCGAGTTGCCCGCGCCGGGAGAGGATCCCGTTGGCCACCGGGGACGGGCGGCCTCTACCCTCGGCGGGGCGAACTACGCAACGGAAGGGGCCCGATGACCGTCGAGA contains:
- a CDS encoding class I SAM-dependent methyltransferase, which codes for MYDLLFPGGGPAVDFYRAHADRQGGRVLELGCGTGGKLIPIAADGHPCVGLDNSAQMLAEAARKAHGQGVAVEWVQGDMRAFDLGRTFDLVTIPANSLLHLHEAQDLVRCLRSARDHLAPGGRVVFDIFSPSVHLLAGADGMRRARESLTFTDPVRGTVRVEVAETYDARDQVTRGTWHLSTDAEPDFAVVPLEIRSIFPQELLLLLELGGLRLLDRFGDWSGGPFTAQSQLQLCICEAA
- the mraY gene encoding phospho-N-acetylmuramoyl-pentapeptide-transferase, translating into MINVLLAGGIAMLVALLGTPLFIRFLVRRQYGQFIRDDLTQHHHKRGKPTMGGAVIIGATLLGYFGSRPVLMVLGGSGLVEVEATAPTLGALLVLFLLVGLGLIGFLDDYTKISKERSLGLTSVQKLIGQSLITVVFALAALLVTDGQGRAVASTAVSFVRDTRLDLAFAGPLVGVVLFLLWANLLITGASNGVNITDGLDGLATGASVMVFGAYTLISLWQFNQGCDLVPGPKCYEVRDSLDLAIVACAVAGACFGFLWWNAAPAQIIMGDTGSLSLGAALAGMAIVTRTQLLLPILGALFVIITLSVIIQVVSFKLTRRRVFRMAPLHHHFELVGWAEVTIVARFWIIAGIGVAVGLALFYGEWATDL
- a CDS encoding ATP-grasp domain-containing protein; protein product: MNIVMLSPGFPYEQAFFTRALAETGAQVIGVGDQPRSMLPSEARGSLAHYEHVSLSDERAVLAALKGLSRHVRIDRVECLWEPYVVLAARIREHLGLPGMSVEHATWFRDKEKMKQVLDEAGIRTPRHESARAGAEVWEAAERIGFPLIVKPIAGAGSADTYRVDSAEELAEVQTMIRHVPLVSVEEFIDGEEFTYDTVCGNGEVLFENVSWYLPRPLQARSHEWISPVTMVLRDKEDPRLAGGIAMGREVLKALDFTEGFTHMEWYLKADGEVVFGEIGARPPGARTVDIMNYATDADLFRTWALAITTGTAPPLTHRFNAATMFKRAQGTGRITRVSGLERLMADLGQHVCVLDLLPVGAPRRDWRATLLSDGMIIYRHPDLDEALRIGDRFARELQLYAG